TATGTGAAATTAAAATGTTTCTCTATtcataaatttgatataaaatatataaaggaAGCAATTGTGACTTGGATATTAAAATTGGAATGGTAGTATAACTATATAATAAAAGCATTAATATTGAGTTtcttctaaaaaaatttaaacagcTCAATGTTAAATTAGTGAATACCCCATATAATACTAATTCTCAAAGAAGAATAGATATTACTGCTCAATTTAGATATACACATATTATTAGAAAATTGttgcatttaatgaattttttagatTTGATATAGCTTGTGCTATGTAGATTGAACAGATTTCCACATAATCTAATTATGATCATTGGGCTACTTTAATCAAACTACCATgaattatgatattttatacAGTGGATGTCCTACTATttagaagaaaataatgatgttaattggattttaaattcaaatgagataaaatccACTAGTAATTATGTATTTAATCTAGATGGTGATGCAATTACTTGGAAATCAACTATTATTGTCAAAATcattagggagatagagtttattGCTCTGAAATTTGATGACAATGAGGCTTGAGTGGctaaaaaatttcttaacaAATATTATGTTGAGAATAAAATCAATATCATCCGTGTATTGTGATTGCTAAACAGCAATAgttattgtaaaaaataaaatttttaatagtaaaaataaacatATTCGTCTAAGACATGATATGGTTAAGCAGTTGCTGCGAATTtggaattatttttattaattatgtgaAGTCAAAGTGAATTTGGCCAATTTATTGACTAAATCTTTAAAAAAGAAGTTAATACATCGAGAGGAATGAGATTTAACCAATACGAAATTAACAGTGATAAGAATCCAACTTTTGTGATTGGAGATCCCATGAAAAAAGTTCATATGGATAATAACAAGTTACTTGTTAGTTCTGCTAGCACTATTTAACGTTGTCCCTTCTTATACACTTGATGATATCACTATATAAATATGGAGTGGGGCCGCTTTTATGAGATTGTGGCATAATATCTAAAGTACTTATGAACTACCAGGCATGTGCATGACCTATTAGCACGAAACAACATTGACAACAAGATCTGTGAAGTGTTATGagattaatgaaatttaatgcCTACCAAAACGAGTTTTTGATTCATAGAAACAAAAGTTTTATCAATTACTCTGTATGTTAAATCTTATTATTCTAGGTTTGGTTCATAGTCCAAAATAAATTCGAAACATATACACTCAAATTTTAAGCCCAATAATgaaaaatgttttaaaatatGTGGGAGATTGTTGTAAAAATgaatttagatttcaaaagattttaacTTACCaataaatattcattttttaccaattaaatatttttaaatttcaaatataattatcttcttataagattttataatcgttgaaaattttatttgtgagtTTTTTTACTTTGCatgtttgatatttaaatctaatattaagTTTGATCGTTATAATTTTTTTGCAGATTTGattatattatttcaaaatttttataataggtTACAACGGCTATTTTTTCACTATAAATAGTATGCATTTTCACAAAGAAAATCATTctcattttttctattttattcctCTCTTCTTATGACTTTCTGttagattataaattaaaaataaatcattattcTGATCCTGAAAATTAAATCAATGGGTCTCCAAGAAATTGAGTCAAACACCTTTTCGAAGTCGACTTTAAAAAGAAAGCGatcattcatttttttttttttttttttttttttgaaatcaatCAACCCAAATGCAATGATATAACTATCAAGAATTTGCCTATTAGAGACAAAAACACTTTGATCATTGCTGATGATACTTGGAAGAACATTCTTTAATCTAGATGCTAAAACTTTTACGATGATTTTGTAAACCCCTTGAATCAAACATATAGGCCTAAAATCCTGCATCTTTGTTGAGCCTGCAATCTTGGGAactaaagcaataaaagagGCATGGACTGAGGATGGTAGGGTAGAAGATATGATTTAAAGATGTAGTTTATACTTGTATTTCACATCGTTCAATATAGTATAACGATTTTATTACTATCATTAATTATGgtaaattcatataaatttaaccaTAATTAATGGTTAATTTATAATCATTAAACATATAGCAAATATAGCAATTACACTGAATAATTTTGCCCAACAAATGCATGGAATATATTCAAAAGTATTTGTTTGCAATCTCTTGGAGGCAACAACAGAGTTCTTGCGGTTTTGAAAACATGACCATGTGATCAGAATCAGATATAAGCTTTACTTCATCAGGTGGATTTTGTTGGATCATCCACCTCTGCAAATCTAGCTTTAGAGTTTTATCTTGGCCACACACAATATAAATTCGTGGAACCGTTCCATGCCTTTCCTTGGTAAGCTCTGCTTCTATTTGTACTGCTGCATCGCTAAGGAGACGATGAGGTCTTATCAACATCATTCCAAGCATTAAATCCTGggttaagaaattaaatgaataagcactattattactattttataGCATGTgtctattttataaaatataatatttaaagtttaattttgaGAGTTCTTTTCCTTCTAAagtataataacaataataataaggaATATTGGCAGTCAAATGCAAACGTTTGTgagtttattaatttaatctaattctTTAGATTTTGTTATTGTTAAAACAAATATGCAATTCTAGTTATACATGCACTATCAATTATaatattagagaaaaaaaagtgaaaaaacataaaagtttaACATAATTCGATCGTAAAATTTACGTCAACAGAGaaagtatatataaaattctACTATAACGAAAAATAATACAATctcaaaaaattttcaaaacactTATATCagtgtatttttaaaatcttatataatatattatatggtaggaaattaaaaatacaaGTATTCTCAATGTTAAtctctattttattattcagtTCAAGTCGCtgcataaattttttaaattgagttATAATTCAATccataaagaaaatataatcaaaattgaaGTCACataattaatcattattatagtCTAAATTTTCAAAGTGGGTTTGCAGGATTTAATTTTGAAGTTTAACATAGAAGAAGTATGTATGATTTCACATGTTAATACAACTAACATATTTTGTTTTGAGTTAAATGACTAAAAAAAGTGTATTTTTTATTGTcgcaattatattatatattttttatcaattaaaatttgacattttaaaattacttaaattgTATTCCGTTGTTATTTGTGCCGTTAAAAACTAATGGAATTGTCATATCACTCGCCACATCAATGCCATATCAGCATGCCATGTCAGTATGCCACATCAACAAATTTCAAAGTAAAATTGATAATAACTTAAAAGCTTAGGGTAGAATTGcaacaaaattaaaagtataggattttttttttacaaattatttattttattaatttttttgaaattcactctaaatattagtataatttaaaaaaataattatgaattagTATCATACTTGagagtttaaaaaataattaaaaaatatcttaaaaattatttttattatttttaatatcttcAAGTTGTTTTTAATACTTCATGACTAATATATTTAACAAGTTTATTTTCTTgatgataattttaaaagtaatgctAAATAGCAAAATATATTagacaaatttaaaaaaaattggttgataataattttagtcaaaataagattaagataaattattattattataaaattattgataaaaataaaaaaatgaataataataataatagtaatttttaaatatatttaatagtgaaaaagagtaacttaataattttataagtctCTAACAATACAAGTAAGGGTAGAGtttaattgacaaaaaaaagtatagagtgaaattataataaaaataaaatacagaatttttttatgattaattttaaattttagtgatGGGACATGATGATATAGCGTTGACATGACAAGTGATTAATAATGTGATAGGTACAATTGAAATAACTTTTTTTCTGATACctcttatatttatttagatgTATTGAAATGGGAATTAAAGATTGGAGATCGGGAGTAGAACCtgaaatctctcagatttatGTATATGCATTTACCACCGGACTAAATCTGTGAGTGTACAAttgaaacaattttaaaaagtcagttttaataaaaaattttcaatgaaCACACAATATGCATTGACAACAATATGTATTTACCACCATACTTTAAAAGGTCAGTTGTACTGTCATAAAAGGTTGTAtacaatttttaaattgaattataaaaaggataaaatatgtaaaaattttgaaaatttaaattattgtgcAAAGATttgaaaatcaaattaaattatcaaaacacataaaaattttaGCTTTTTAATACCTATAGCCCTAATCATAAATATTAACTCAATAATATTATAGTCATCTTCAAATCTGTGAGTGGTTAATTCAAACCTAACCAAAGCTtcgataattaaaataataataataaagaaagaaaattgttaCCTCAGGTGGTGAGAGTTGGTACACCATGGTTGACATACCAATGGGTCCAAAAAGACTGGAGGTTGGAGGATTGTTGGGACCATCATCGTATGTATATTGTGTGTCCACATTGCGATCCATCCTTCTAGCATACTgcacttttttgttttttgttaattacagatatatatatcaccaataaattattttatagaaaaggttgataaattattaaaattaaatatttcaatcACTAAATTTcgtattttttgtatttatataATTTGCCCAAAGAAGAATTACAAAGAGAGATTAAACTCACCTCTTCTTTTACAGTTGTGTAAGTGAAATCAGGACCTGGCATGATTGCAGCAGCAAAGACTCCAGCAGAAATTTTCTCAGGGAACTTTTCCATAGCAATTGATATGCCGAGTCCACCAAAACTGTGGCCAACTAGAATCACTCTTTCTTCTGCCGGCAGAGACATCATAAATTTCGTCAACGGCTCACAATAGTCTGATATTGATCGGAGTTCATGCACCTGCTTTGGATGGACACCGGAAGCAGCAAGGTCGAGAGCTGTAACTTTGTGACCAGCTGATTTTAGAAGAGTGATTAACTTATACCAACACCATGCTCCATAGCAGGCTCCATGGACTAATACAAAGTGCCTTTGCTTCTCTTCCATCTCTTACTTGCTCAACTGCTCAAAGAGATATATAGATAAGATGCTGGACATTGGATGGACCCACCGCTCGAttgttctctttcttctttttgtctTATAATCTAATTTccaatttttagaaatatatacaTATCATTTTAATTTGTAGAAATATAGgttattgaaaaattttatatgcatcttatttacatatttaattaattagaaattaaaatatattaaaaaataaataacttgtcAATCACATAtgtaagaaagagagagaggatagatataaaaattaatataattcaactGTAAAATTTACATTTTACGAATAAGGTAAAAGAGTGATATAATCTCACAAATGTCTCAAACCCTCCACTATCCTACACagattttcatttcttttctccAATTTCAGTAGCTGAGCAATTTTATAGCCGGATCACAATTCGGtctatgaaaaaatatatctaaaatttaagcCACATAATCAATAGAATATCATATTTATATGAGGATCCtatcatattttaaataagatttACTATAATTTTGGATGATATGTCAATCTTAAATTGGATGAGTATACACTCTTAGATACTTATAAGAATTTTCCACAATAATTAACTATAAATCAGAAAATAGAGATCATGACTGATGACTGTAGGGCTACTGGCACTTGGGCTGCAGTTAAGCCCTTGTAGAAGAATTGGgcctgtaatatccggctagacgcCTACATcaaaatttctaccgtccggtggaatctcggatgtcggaattctctagaagggtaaaatatatttttctaaaatgttttcatgtgttttaaggttttaggtaagaaagaaattgagtttttgaaagaaaagcaccaaggaaggaaagccaggttcggccgccgaatatggtgAAGTTtaggagcacctttggcccccgaaggtggtctggccagccacctataaaaggccccttgtctgaAAATTGGCGAGTTttctgtaatatccggctagactccggtatcggaatttctaccgtccggtggaatctcggatgtcggaaacctctagaagggta
This genomic interval from Manihot esculenta cultivar AM560-2 chromosome 12, M.esculenta_v8, whole genome shotgun sequence contains the following:
- the LOC110627575 gene encoding methylesterase 10, which gives rise to MEEKQRHFVLVHGACYGAWCWYKLITLLKSAGHKVTALDLAASGVHPKQVHELRSISDYCEPLTKFMMSLPAEERVILVGHSFGGLGISIAMEKFPEKISAGVFAAAIMPGPDFTYTTVKEEYARRMDRNVDTQYTYDDGPNNPPTSSLFGPIGMSTMVYQLSPPEDLMLGMMLIRPHRLLSDAAVQIEAELTKERHGTVPRIYIVCGQDKTLKLDLQRWMIQQNPPDEVKLISDSDHMVMFSKPQELCCCLQEIANKYF